In Limnohabitans sp. INBF002, one genomic interval encodes:
- a CDS encoding HAMP domain-containing sensor histidine kinase — MPTTPSPTRALHLPLYVRIWLAVVLAVAVLTLLTGWVMRMTAEPPLREVLVRNSAGELVGQGRARLRPPDGLPVEAPPLQGPDMRHPPGHFGSGPEFMVRMQNGELMHVHLPRPPHTFWSRPPFGFAWTLGLVALAVALGTYPIVRRLTRRLENLQKGVEQWGTGNLSARVAEQGNDEVAYLAQRFNHAAAQVEQLVTSHKSLLANASHELRSPLTRIRMGLELMGDAPSPAMKAEISRSVGELDQLIDEILLASRLDAKEADLGTVEAVDLTGLASEECARVDAHLELGFQPQSIVVPGIAKLLRRMLRNLLENARRYGTSDIEVQLSTLVENHRNWVRLCVCDRGPGVPADLRERIFEPFYRLPGASEREGGVGLGLSLVRSIVQRHGGRVRCEDREGGGARFVVMLPA, encoded by the coding sequence ATGCCGACCACCCCATCGCCCACCCGCGCTTTACACCTGCCTTTGTATGTGCGCATCTGGCTGGCCGTGGTGCTGGCGGTGGCCGTGCTGACGCTGCTCACCGGCTGGGTCATGCGCATGACCGCAGAGCCACCGCTGCGCGAAGTGTTGGTGCGCAATTCGGCAGGCGAACTGGTGGGCCAAGGCCGGGCACGCTTGCGACCACCAGATGGTCTTCCGGTAGAAGCGCCACCCCTCCAAGGTCCTGACATGCGCCACCCACCAGGCCACTTTGGTTCGGGCCCTGAGTTCATGGTGCGCATGCAAAACGGTGAGTTGATGCACGTGCATTTGCCACGCCCGCCGCATACTTTTTGGTCACGCCCGCCTTTTGGGTTTGCGTGGACGCTGGGCTTGGTCGCCCTCGCTGTGGCACTGGGCACCTACCCCATCGTGCGCCGCCTGACCCGCCGCTTGGAGAACTTGCAAAAAGGCGTGGAGCAATGGGGCACTGGCAACTTGTCGGCCCGTGTCGCCGAACAAGGCAACGACGAAGTGGCCTACCTGGCCCAACGCTTCAACCACGCAGCCGCTCAAGTGGAGCAACTCGTCACCTCGCACAAATCGTTGCTGGCCAATGCCTCGCACGAACTGCGCTCGCCCCTCACCCGCATCCGCATGGGGCTGGAGCTGATGGGGGATGCCCCCTCACCCGCCATGAAGGCCGAAATTTCGCGCAGCGTGGGCGAGTTGGACCAACTGATTGATGAGATTTTGTTAGCCAGCCGCCTGGACGCCAAAGAGGCGGATCTGGGCACTGTTGAAGCGGTGGACCTGACAGGCCTGGCCAGCGAAGAATGCGCACGCGTGGACGCCCATTTAGAGCTGGGCTTTCAGCCGCAAAGCATCGTGGTGCCGGGCATCGCCAAACTGCTGCGACGCATGCTGCGCAATTTGCTGGAAAACGCGCGCCGATATGGCACGTCAGACATTGAGGTGCAGCTGTCAACTCTGGTTGAAAACCACCGAAATTGGGTGCGCTTGTGTGTGTGCGACCGCGGGCCCGGCGTTCCTGCCGACTTGCGCGAACGCATCTTCGAGCCCTTCTACCGCCTGCCCGGTGCCAGCGAACGCGAAGGTGGCGTGGGCCTGGGCTTGTCGTTGGTGCGCTCCATCGTGCAACGCCACGGCGGCCGTGTGCGCTGCGAAGACCGCGAAGGCGGCGGTGCCCGATTTGTGGTGATGCTGCCTGCCTGA
- a CDS encoding response regulator transcription factor: MNTLLLIEDDHRLANMVSEYLQQSGFTVQHAANGLDGLKVLQSTAPALVLLDLMLPDIDGLDVCKRIRALPGALAQTPVLMLTAKGDPMDRIVGLELGADDYLPKPFEPRELLARIRAVLRRHAPGETTEATHQILKFGSLELDRDARSVSVRGHVCDLTAYQFDLLWVLAERAGRVLSRDQIMEAVRGRELEAFDRSIDVHMGRIRAAIEEDAKAPKRILTVRGVGYVFAKQQD, encoded by the coding sequence ATGAACACCTTGCTCTTGATCGAAGATGACCACCGCCTCGCCAACATGGTGAGCGAGTACCTCCAACAATCTGGTTTCACCGTGCAGCACGCCGCCAACGGGCTAGATGGCCTGAAGGTGCTGCAAAGCACGGCGCCTGCTTTGGTGCTGCTTGACTTGATGCTGCCCGACATCGATGGCCTGGATGTGTGCAAACGCATCCGCGCTCTGCCTGGTGCGTTGGCCCAAACCCCTGTGCTGATGCTCACCGCCAAAGGCGACCCGATGGACCGCATCGTCGGTTTAGAGCTCGGCGCAGACGACTACTTACCCAAACCCTTTGAGCCTCGCGAGTTGCTGGCCCGCATTCGCGCTGTGTTGCGTCGCCACGCGCCAGGTGAGACGACGGAGGCCACGCACCAAATCCTGAAATTCGGCTCGCTAGAGCTAGACCGCGATGCACGCAGCGTCAGCGTGCGCGGCCACGTGTGCGACCTCACGGCGTACCAGTTTGATTTGCTCTGGGTCTTGGCCGAACGCGCTGGCCGCGTGCTGTCACGCGATCAAATCATGGAGGCGGTGCGAGGCCGCGAACTCGAAGCCTTTGACCGCTCCATCGACGTCCACATGGGCCGCATACGCGCCGCCATTGAAGAAGATGCCAAAGCCCCCAAACGCATCCTCACCGTGCGCGGTGTGGGCTATGTGTTTGCCAAGCAACAAGACTAA
- a CDS encoding MFS transporter, which yields MNDTKKLSWMAALHVYLEPASWRMLCLGFSAGLPLLLVLGTLSFRLREAGIDRSTIGFLSWVGLAYGFKWVWSPLVDRLPLPLLTRWLGRRRSWLLLAQAMVVAGLIGMALLDPQLALEPVVWCALVVAFGSATQDIALDAFRIESADAQHQAALAATYQTGYRLAMIWAGAGVLWVAARASGADETAYQHTAWQTAYLVMAASMSLGVLTVLLSPEPAQRDMPPARNAREWLQSALVEPFAEFIRRYRWQAALILGLIAVYRISDVVMGIMANPFYVDMGYTKDEVAAVTKVFGVIMTLLGAFIGGVLSMRLGVMRILMLGAVLSALTNLLFAWLATRGHDLTALVWVISADNLASGIASAAFIAYLSSLTNVNYSATQYALFSSMMLLAPKWLAGFSGVYVDAHGYETFFNSTALLGAPVLLLVWLASRILPVAHADADADAKATH from the coding sequence ATGAACGATACCAAAAAACTCAGCTGGATGGCCGCACTTCATGTGTACTTAGAGCCGGCCTCATGGCGTATGTTGTGTCTGGGCTTTTCGGCGGGTTTGCCACTTCTGTTGGTTTTGGGGACGCTGAGTTTTCGCTTACGAGAAGCTGGGATTGACCGCAGCACGATTGGCTTTTTGAGTTGGGTGGGTTTGGCTTACGGCTTCAAATGGGTGTGGTCGCCGCTGGTGGACCGCCTGCCTTTGCCACTGCTCACACGCTGGCTGGGCCGCCGTCGCAGCTGGCTGCTGTTGGCGCAAGCGATGGTTGTCGCGGGGCTCATCGGCATGGCTTTGTTGGACCCACAACTGGCACTAGAGCCCGTGGTGTGGTGCGCGTTGGTCGTGGCTTTTGGGTCGGCCACGCAAGACATTGCGCTCGATGCTTTTCGCATTGAGTCAGCTGATGCGCAGCACCAAGCGGCACTTGCCGCCACCTACCAAACCGGCTATCGCCTGGCCATGATTTGGGCAGGTGCTGGCGTGTTGTGGGTGGCTGCGCGTGCATCGGGCGCAGACGAAACCGCTTACCAACACACCGCATGGCAAACCGCATACCTGGTCATGGCCGCGTCCATGAGCCTGGGCGTGTTGACCGTGTTGCTCTCGCCCGAGCCGGCCCAACGTGATATGCCCCCCGCGCGCAATGCGCGCGAATGGCTGCAAAGTGCATTGGTCGAACCCTTCGCCGAATTTATTCGCCGCTACCGCTGGCAAGCGGCGCTCATTTTGGGCTTGATCGCGGTGTACCGCATCAGCGATGTGGTGATGGGCATCATGGCCAATCCGTTTTATGTGGACATGGGTTACACCAAAGACGAAGTGGCTGCCGTCACCAAAGTGTTTGGCGTCATCATGACGTTGTTGGGCGCGTTCATTGGCGGCGTGCTGTCCATGCGTTTGGGCGTGATGCGCATCCTCATGCTGGGCGCAGTGCTCAGCGCCCTCACCAATTTGTTGTTTGCCTGGCTGGCCACGCGCGGGCACGATTTGACGGCGTTGGTGTGGGTCATCTCAGCCGACAACTTGGCCAGCGGCATTGCGTCAGCAGCGTTCATTGCGTATTTGTCTAGTTTGACCAATGTGAACTACTCGGCCACGCAGTACGCGCTGTTCAGCTCGATGATGTTGCTCGCGCCCAAGTGGCTGGCCGGGTTCTCGGGCGTGTATGTGGACGCGCATGGCTACGAAACCTTCTTCAACAGCACTGCCTTGCTGGGCGCGCCTGTGTTGCTGCTGGTGTGGCTGGCCTCACGCATCTTGCCGGTGGCGCACGCAGACGCAGACGCAGACGCAAAAGCAACGCACTGA
- a CDS encoding M48 family metallopeptidase — MLTKRAFLYGCVGCTCGLGSSGLLARDGVEVTKEASVFANLVPAAEVEQSAHKQYADMMKEAASKNALGPDNHPQVIRLRRIAKDIIPHSFDWNPRAKEWKWEVNLVGSNQINAFCMPGGKIAFYSGILTQLQLTDDEVAMVIGHEIAHALREHARERMGKATATNGVAAIGSTVASVFFGVSPQLTDLVAKQGANLLNLKFSRDDETEADLVGMEIAARAGYDPRAGVTLWQKMSAANKGAPPQWLSTHPSGNTRIEEIQANLPKVMPLYERKK, encoded by the coding sequence ATGCTCACCAAACGCGCTTTTCTTTACGGTTGTGTCGGCTGTACTTGCGGCCTTGGCAGCAGCGGTTTGTTGGCGCGCGACGGCGTGGAAGTGACCAAAGAAGCCTCTGTGTTTGCCAACCTCGTGCCTGCGGCGGAGGTCGAACAATCGGCGCACAAGCAATACGCCGACATGATGAAAGAGGCCGCTAGCAAAAATGCATTGGGCCCAGACAACCATCCCCAAGTCATACGCCTGCGCCGAATTGCCAAAGACATCATTCCGCACAGCTTTGACTGGAACCCCCGCGCCAAAGAATGGAAGTGGGAAGTCAACTTGGTGGGCTCGAACCAAATCAACGCCTTTTGCATGCCCGGCGGCAAGATTGCTTTTTACAGCGGCATCTTGACCCAGTTGCAACTGACCGACGACGAGGTGGCCATGGTCATTGGCCATGAGATTGCCCACGCCTTGCGTGAGCACGCGCGAGAACGCATGGGCAAAGCCACCGCCACCAATGGTGTTGCCGCCATTGGCAGCACGGTGGCTTCTGTCTTTTTTGGCGTGAGCCCGCAGCTCACCGATTTGGTGGCCAAGCAGGGGGCGAACTTGTTGAACCTCAAATTCAGCCGCGACGATGAAACCGAAGCGGACTTGGTGGGCATGGAAATCGCCGCACGCGCCGGCTACGACCCGCGCGCAGGTGTGACGCTGTGGCAAAAAATGAGTGCCGCCAACAAAGGCGCACCACCCCAGTGGCTCAGCACCCATCCTTCGGGTAACACGCGCATTGAAGAAATTCAGGCCAATTTGCCCAAGGTGATGCCTTTGTACGAGCGTAAAAAATAA
- a CDS encoding HAMP domain-containing sensor histidine kinase, with amino-acid sequence MHLDTQTTIFMICFVYLMLHGAIWLALLEYRSFQVRLWCGSGMISGVAVVLLAIRDSVPDVLFFYVAQFLMLIGNWGRMVALRMYLLPTSQERTFRTYTVANAVYYAVFCYLIYFHQAVWEALLLFNGFYAVLCFDYFRIGQQLNQRRVSFGAKLLMWSGLILSITLGIRTFGVALLGDVQDIYATTWDQAIMIVGQFMAITLSNIAFLRIFLEISERQKMAMTHELAVTNERAEAIRKTSVDLKKLLQEREEIIRQLAIFNKTAGMGALVACLAHELNQPLTSIQLNAELIDSALLDTGTNASADSTVKEAMRDLMKDNQRAATIIKTLRNMFGSGRKLMSTFDLNALASDVLLLCKSKLNSNHIALKVDLHPEATMITGDKSQLQQVLLNLITNAADALTLDTSKQKRITLRTQLQGDRVLLTVTDNGSGIAPDIAASIFELLRTTKEDGMGIGLWLSRTIVETHQGTIDFVTDASSGTTFTVNLPATTGPMIY; translated from the coding sequence ATGCACCTTGATACACAAACCACGATCTTCATGATCTGTTTCGTGTACTTGATGCTGCACGGCGCCATTTGGCTTGCTCTGCTGGAGTACCGCAGTTTTCAGGTCAGGCTGTGGTGTGGCTCAGGGATGATCAGCGGCGTTGCCGTGGTCTTACTCGCCATACGTGACAGCGTGCCTGACGTGTTGTTTTTTTATGTGGCGCAGTTCTTGATGCTGATTGGCAACTGGGGGCGCATGGTGGCCTTGCGCATGTACCTGCTACCCACATCACAAGAACGTACGTTTCGCACCTACACCGTGGCCAATGCGGTGTACTACGCGGTCTTTTGCTACTTGATTTATTTTCATCAAGCGGTGTGGGAAGCGCTGCTGCTTTTCAACGGTTTTTATGCCGTGCTGTGCTTTGACTATTTCCGCATTGGTCAGCAGCTGAACCAGCGACGCGTGTCGTTCGGTGCCAAATTGTTGATGTGGAGCGGCTTGATCCTCAGCATCACGCTCGGCATCCGCACCTTTGGCGTGGCCCTCCTCGGAGACGTACAAGACATTTACGCCACCACTTGGGACCAAGCCATCATGATCGTTGGCCAGTTCATGGCCATCACCTTGAGCAACATCGCTTTTTTGCGCATCTTTTTAGAGATTTCCGAGCGTCAAAAAATGGCCATGACGCACGAGCTGGCCGTGACCAACGAGCGCGCTGAAGCCATACGAAAAACCAGCGTCGATTTAAAAAAGCTGTTGCAGGAGCGAGAAGAAATCATTCGACAACTCGCGATCTTCAACAAGACCGCAGGCATGGGGGCCTTGGTCGCGTGCCTGGCACACGAGCTGAACCAACCCCTCACGTCTATTCAACTCAACGCCGAATTGATTGACTCGGCCCTCCTGGACACGGGCACAAACGCCAGCGCAGACAGCACAGTCAAAGAAGCCATGCGCGACTTGATGAAAGACAACCAACGCGCGGCCACCATCATCAAAACACTGCGCAACATGTTTGGCAGCGGCCGGAAATTGATGTCGACGTTTGACTTGAACGCGCTAGCCAGTGACGTGTTGTTGCTCTGCAAATCTAAACTCAACAGCAACCACATTGCCTTGAAGGTCGACCTGCACCCCGAGGCAACGATGATCACGGGTGACAAATCTCAGCTACAGCAGGTGTTGCTGAACCTCATCACCAATGCTGCAGATGCGTTGACGCTCGACACCTCAAAGCAAAAACGCATCACATTGCGCACACAGCTGCAGGGCGACCGTGTGCTGCTGACAGTGACGGATAACGGCTCAGGCATTGCCCCAGACATTGCGGCGTCTATTTTTGAATTGCTGCGAACCACCAAAGAAGACGGCATGGGCATTGGCCTGTGGCTAAGCCGCACAATTGTGGAAACGCATCAAGGCACGATTGATTTTGTGACAGACGCAAGCAGTGGCACCACATTCACGGTCAACTTGCCGGCGACAACCGGGCCAATGATTTATTAA
- a CDS encoding MBL fold metallo-hydrolase, translating to MLQYETVPVTPFQQNCSIVWCDETMQGAVIDPGGDLPVLEDACKQLGVTLEQIWITHAHIDHAGGTADLAEKLNLPIIGPHPGDQFWIDGLPQAAANYRFPPSRPFTPTRWLDDGDTVTLGKHTLQVRHCPGHTPGHVVFYSPEIKRAFVGDVLFAGSIGRTDFPQGNHDDLINSITQRLWPMGDDTVFIPGHGPESTFGRERVSNPYVGGT from the coding sequence ATGCTTCAGTACGAAACCGTCCCCGTTACCCCGTTCCAACAAAACTGTTCCATCGTCTGGTGCGATGAAACGATGCAAGGCGCCGTCATTGATCCTGGGGGTGATTTGCCCGTGCTGGAAGACGCTTGCAAACAACTGGGTGTGACGCTGGAACAAATCTGGATCACCCATGCGCACATCGACCACGCCGGCGGCACTGCCGACTTGGCCGAAAAGCTCAACTTGCCCATCATTGGCCCGCACCCAGGCGATCAGTTTTGGATTGACGGCTTGCCACAGGCTGCTGCCAACTACAGATTCCCGCCGTCACGCCCCTTCACGCCCACGCGTTGGCTGGACGATGGCGACACGGTCACGTTGGGCAAACACACGCTGCAAGTGCGTCATTGCCCCGGCCACACACCTGGCCATGTGGTGTTTTACTCACCCGAGATCAAGCGTGCGTTTGTGGGCGATGTGCTGTTTGCGGGCAGCATTGGCCGCACCGACTTTCCGCAAGGCAACCACGACGATTTGATCAACAGCATCACGCAGCGTTTGTGGCCCATGGGCGATGACACCGTGTTCATTCCCGGCCATGGGCCAGAGAGCACGTTCGGACGCGAGCGCGTGAGCAACCCCTATGTGGGCGGCACCTAA
- a CDS encoding CBS domain-containing protein, with translation MMRRFWPTPLTVSNQEKLRMLAVLAHKPSFDIVLFPFLLNSVLLVVAGLVYNNLTARPYPHHSKTDRDDAHANNRFTKSDLNAALEHYQQIIDVDPADLAQLLQYAESAAYQRTLGDLRCEEVMSRSPHAVEFGSSLSEAWGLMRRHHIKALPVVDRARRVVGIITMADFLKHAQIDDYMSLSERIKHVWQPSGLSHGDKPEVVGQVMTRRVRVASAQSYLAELLSLFSQTGHHHLPVIDSENRLIGILTQTDVVSALAKAVRHV, from the coding sequence ATGATGCGTCGCTTTTGGCCTACTCCGCTGACAGTTTCCAACCAAGAGAAGTTGCGAATGTTGGCGGTTCTGGCACACAAGCCATCGTTTGACATCGTGCTGTTTCCGTTCCTCCTGAATTCTGTGCTTTTGGTTGTGGCGGGCTTGGTCTATAACAATTTGACTGCGCGGCCCTACCCCCATCATTCAAAAACTGATCGCGATGATGCACATGCGAACAACCGGTTCACGAAAAGTGACCTGAATGCCGCGCTGGAACACTACCAACAGATCATTGATGTGGACCCAGCCGACCTGGCGCAATTGCTTCAATACGCCGAGTCAGCCGCGTATCAGCGCACGCTAGGAGATTTGCGCTGCGAAGAAGTCATGTCGCGATCACCGCACGCGGTGGAGTTTGGCTCCTCTTTGTCAGAAGCTTGGGGGCTGATGCGGCGGCATCACATCAAAGCGCTGCCGGTCGTAGACCGTGCCAGGCGTGTGGTGGGCATCATCACCATGGCAGACTTTTTAAAGCACGCGCAAATCGACGATTACATGAGCCTGTCTGAACGCATCAAACATGTTTGGCAACCCTCGGGCCTGTCGCACGGCGACAAGCCCGAAGTGGTGGGCCAAGTCATGACACGCCGCGTGCGCGTCGCCAGTGCGCAAAGCTACTTGGCAGAACTGTTGTCACTTTTTTCTCAAACAGGACACCACCACCTGCCCGTGATCGATTCAGAAAATCGCTTGATTGGCATATTGACGCAAACAGATGTGGTCAGCGCCCTGGCAAAAGCAGTCAGACATGTTTAA
- the panD gene encoding aspartate 1-decarboxylase, with the protein MFRTLLKSKIHRVATTQCELHYEGSCAIDENLLDAANICENEQVHIWNINNGERFITYAIKGERGSGMISVNGSAARRASVGDLLIIASFAQVHEDQVAGHEPQLVFVDEHNQQVGLRHHVPTQAAPGHGTDEC; encoded by the coding sequence ATGTTCCGTACCCTGCTCAAATCCAAAATTCACCGCGTTGCCACCACCCAGTGCGAATTGCACTATGAAGGCTCCTGCGCCATCGACGAAAACCTGCTCGACGCCGCCAACATTTGTGAGAACGAACAAGTCCACATCTGGAACATCAACAACGGCGAACGCTTCATCACCTACGCCATCAAAGGCGAACGTGGCTCAGGCATGATTTCGGTCAACGGCTCTGCCGCTCGCCGTGCCAGCGTGGGTGACTTGCTGATCATTGCCTCATTCGCGCAAGTGCATGAAGACCAAGTGGCTGGCCATGAACCTCAATTGGTGTTTGTGGATGAACACAACCAACAAGTGGGCTTGCGCCACCATGTGCCGACTCAGGCTGCGCCGGGGCATGGAACGGATGAATGCTGA
- a CDS encoding TIGR03862 family flavoprotein: MTTNTNQQIAIIGAGPAGLMAAEMLSAAGVHVHVYDAMPSVGRKFLLAGLGGLNLTHAEPFELFTTRYAERSEACAAWLKTFDATAICEWVKGLGLDTFVGSSQRIFPTDMKAAPLLRAWLHRLRHPAQGVPVTFHMRHRWNGALQHTDQQFTLRFDTPQGEQTVQANAVLLALGGGSWAKLGSDGAWQPWVSALGMDVSPLRPANCGFDVQGRDGKTGWSSHLSSQFAGAPLKSVALSFTDSLGARFSRRGEFVVTATGVEGNLVYAASALLRDDIARNGSATLALDLKPDFTPERVLAEVSHPRGSRSLSSHLKSRLNLTALHLALLHEVLSKEAMNDPAQLAAAIKHLPITLASTRPIDEAISSAGGVRLEALDAHLMASALPGLFVAGEMLDWEAPTGGYLLSACLASGRVAGLGATKYLG, encoded by the coding sequence GTGACTACAAATACAAACCAACAAATCGCCATCATTGGCGCAGGCCCCGCTGGCCTGATGGCCGCTGAAATGCTCAGCGCTGCAGGCGTTCACGTGCATGTGTATGACGCCATGCCTTCGGTGGGTCGTAAATTTTTGCTGGCTGGCTTGGGTGGGCTCAACCTCACGCACGCAGAGCCTTTTGAGCTGTTCACCACCCGTTACGCCGAGCGCAGCGAGGCTTGCGCCGCTTGGCTCAAAACCTTTGATGCGACTGCCATTTGCGAATGGGTCAAAGGCTTAGGCCTGGACACCTTTGTAGGCAGCTCGCAGCGCATCTTCCCTACCGACATGAAAGCCGCGCCGCTGCTGCGTGCGTGGTTGCACCGTTTGCGCCACCCCGCACAGGGCGTGCCCGTCACGTTTCATATGCGCCACCGTTGGAACGGTGCGTTGCAACACACCGATCAACAATTCACATTGCGCTTTGACACGCCACAAGGCGAACAGACAGTGCAAGCCAATGCTGTGCTGTTGGCACTGGGCGGCGGCAGCTGGGCCAAGCTGGGCTCGGACGGCGCGTGGCAGCCGTGGGTGAGCGCGTTAGGCATGGACGTGTCGCCACTGCGCCCCGCCAACTGCGGCTTTGACGTGCAGGGACGTGATGGAAAGACCGGCTGGAGCAGCCACTTATCAAGCCAGTTTGCAGGCGCACCGCTCAAGTCGGTGGCCTTGTCGTTCACCGACAGCTTAGGCGCTCGCTTTAGCCGTCGCGGCGAATTCGTGGTGACCGCCACAGGCGTGGAAGGCAATTTGGTTTACGCCGCTTCAGCTTTGTTGCGCGACGACATAGCACGCAACGGTAGCGCCACCTTGGCACTCGATCTCAAACCCGATTTCACGCCCGAGCGCGTGTTGGCCGAGGTGTCGCACCCACGCGGCAGCCGTTCGCTCAGCAGCCATTTGAAAAGCCGCCTCAACCTCACCGCTTTGCATTTGGCACTGCTGCACGAAGTGTTGAGCAAAGAAGCCATGAACGACCCGGCGCAACTGGCCGCAGCCATCAAACATTTGCCCATCACGCTGGCGTCTACGCGCCCCATAGACGAAGCCATCAGCAGCGCAGGCGGCGTGCGCCTAGAAGCACTGGACGCGCACCTGATGGCCAGCGCCCTGCCCGGCCTGTTTGTGGCGGGTGAAATGCTGGACTGGGAAGCGCCTACCGGCGGCTACCTGCTGAGCGCCTGCCTGGCCAGTGGCCGCGTGGCGGGCCTTGGCGCGACAAAGTATTTGGGCTGA
- a CDS encoding urease accessory protein UreD, producing the protein MTGWHAHLKLDYTLSAARTVAKFEHEGPLRVLQSLYPEGDAVCHNVLVHPPSGLVGGDLLDIQLSLGANTHALLTTPGATRFYRSEQGLATQQVKAHVGDGARLEWLPLETIAYNGCHGLNHAVFDLAPTAEMMAWDITALGLPNANLPFERGQLQQHLEVSGVWLERGLVDAQDARLMDGPLGLAKHRCMATLVFACGADLPRERRDLALALARELTEASPAGLVAGVTSPHPRVVVLRTLSPLVEPAQNLLRGVWASWRRGMWGMSDVPPRIWSM; encoded by the coding sequence ATGACTGGTTGGCACGCACATCTCAAACTCGACTACACCCTTAGCGCGGCGCGTACGGTGGCTAAGTTTGAACACGAAGGCCCGCTGCGTGTGTTGCAAAGCCTTTACCCCGAAGGCGACGCCGTGTGCCACAACGTCCTGGTGCATCCGCCCAGTGGTTTGGTGGGCGGCGACTTGTTGGACATTCAGTTGAGTTTGGGCGCCAACACGCACGCGCTGCTCACCACACCTGGTGCCACACGTTTTTACAGAAGCGAACAAGGCTTGGCCACGCAACAAGTCAAAGCCCATGTGGGCGATGGCGCACGCTTAGAGTGGCTGCCGTTAGAAACCATTGCCTACAACGGCTGCCACGGTTTGAACCATGCCGTGTTTGATTTGGCCCCCACGGCAGAGATGATGGCGTGGGACATCACGGCGCTGGGTTTGCCCAATGCCAACTTGCCGTTTGAACGCGGTCAGTTGCAGCAGCACCTAGAAGTGTCCGGCGTGTGGCTAGAGCGCGGACTGGTTGATGCACAAGACGCGCGTTTGATGGATGGCCCTTTGGGTTTGGCCAAGCACCGCTGCATGGCCACGTTGGTATTTGCGTGTGGCGCCGACTTGCCGCGTGAGCGACGCGATTTGGCTTTGGCCTTGGCGCGTGAGTTGACGGAGGCTTCGCCTGCGGGGTTGGTCGCGGGTGTGACATCGCCGCATCCGCGTGTGGTGGTGTTGCGCACTTTGTCGCCCTTGGTGGAGCCTGCGCAAAATTTGTTGCGTGGGGTTTGGGCTTCGTGGCGACGCGGCATGTGGGGTATGTCGGATGTGCCGCCGCGTATTTGGTCTATGTAG
- the urtE gene encoding urea ABC transporter ATP-binding subunit UrtE yields MLQAANINQFYGGSHILRDVSFEANLGRITVLLGRNGVGKTTLLKSLMGAVPIRDGSITFNGEAIERAAPYERARAGIGYVPQGREIFARLTVEDNLRMGLATQPAGTDIPAELFELFPVLKQMLHRRGGDLSGGQQQQLAIARALASGPKLLVLDEPTEGIQPSIIKDIGRVIRMLASRGDMAILLCEQYYDFAEELADDYLVMERGEVIARGLGSDMQRDNVRQLVAI; encoded by the coding sequence ATCCTTCAAGCCGCCAACATCAACCAGTTCTACGGCGGCTCACACATCCTGCGCGATGTGAGCTTTGAAGCCAACCTAGGCCGCATCACCGTGCTGCTGGGTCGCAACGGCGTGGGCAAAACCACGCTGCTCAAATCACTGATGGGTGCGGTTCCCATTCGCGATGGCAGCATCACCTTCAACGGCGAAGCCATCGAACGCGCCGCACCGTACGAGCGTGCACGCGCAGGCATTGGCTATGTGCCGCAAGGCCGAGAAATTTTTGCGCGCTTAACGGTAGAAGACAACTTGCGCATGGGCCTCGCCACGCAACCCGCAGGCACAGACATTCCCGCGGAGTTGTTTGAACTGTTCCCTGTGCTCAAACAAATGCTGCATCGCCGTGGTGGTGATTTGTCGGGCGGCCAACAGCAACAACTCGCCATTGCGAGGGCCTTGGCTTCAGGCCCCAAGTTGTTGGTATTGGATGAACCGACTGAAGGCATTCAACCCAGCATCATCAAAGACATCGGCCGCGTGATTCGCATGCTGGCCAGCCGTGGCGACATGGCCATCTTGCTGTGCGAGCAGTATTACGACTTTGCCGAGGAATTGGCAGACGACTATTTGGTGATGGAACGCGGTGAAGTGATTGCGCGCGGCTTAGGTTCGGATATGCAGAGGGATAACGTACGTCAGCTGGTTGCAATCTAA